One part of the Francisella adeliensis genome encodes these proteins:
- a CDS encoding F0F1 ATP synthase subunit B, whose translation MDINITLVGQMITFAIFVVFTMKFVWPPLRKALDERREKIADGLASADRASRELEVAKRQSAEVLNEAKAKATEILESAYSRAHKVDEQAKEEAIVAADKIKSMAMSEIEQEKVKAREELKDELVTLAMAGASKIISAQVDEESSNKILKDFVANV comes from the coding sequence ATGGATATCAATATTACCCTAGTCGGTCAAATGATAACATTTGCAATCTTCGTTGTGTTTACAATGAAGTTTGTATGGCCGCCACTGCGTAAAGCTTTAGACGAGCGTAGAGAAAAGATAGCGGATGGATTAGCTTCTGCAGACAGAGCTTCACGAGAGCTTGAAGTTGCAAAGCGTCAGTCAGCTGAAGTTCTAAACGAAGCAAAAGCAAAGGCGACAGAAATACTTGAAAGTGCTTACTCAAGAGCTCATAAAGTTGATGAGCAAGCTAAAGAAGAAGCTATCGTAGCTGCAGACAAAATCAAGAGTATGGCAATGTCAGAAATTGAACAAGAAAAAGTTAAAGCTAGAGAAGAGCTTAAAGATGAGCTTGTTACATTGGCAATGGCTGGAGCAAGTAAAATTATATCAGCGCAAGTTGATGAAGAATCAAGCAATAAAATCTTAAAAGATTTTGTGGCAAATGTTTAA
- the uppS gene encoding polyprenyl diphosphate synthase: MSKAEENSLKHIAIIMDGNGRWAKSRFKPRIFGHRKAVKSVDAVIEYCAENAIEVLTLFAFGRDNWSRPQDEVDDLMKLFCKTLEEKSPKLHQNNIKLNVIGDKSRLSQELLKEIDESEELTRNNSGLNLRLAVDYAGRWDILQAIQKMVEDGVVCKENASLLTNSKLESYLLAGEVPVDLLIRTSGEVRLSDFMLWQVAYAEMYFTDVMWPDFDKEEMKKATDCFYGRQRRFGRSGEQI, translated from the coding sequence ATGTCCAAAGCTGAGGAAAACTCACTCAAGCATATTGCTATCATTATGGATGGTAATGGTCGTTGGGCAAAATCACGGTTTAAACCTCGAATATTTGGTCATAGAAAGGCTGTCAAAAGTGTTGATGCTGTTATTGAATATTGTGCGGAAAACGCCATAGAGGTGCTTACACTTTTTGCTTTTGGGAGAGATAATTGGTCACGACCTCAGGATGAGGTTGATGATCTAATGAAGCTTTTTTGTAAAACTCTTGAAGAAAAGAGCCCTAAACTTCATCAAAATAATATAAAGTTAAATGTGATTGGAGATAAGAGTCGCTTATCGCAAGAGCTATTGAAAGAAATTGATGAGTCAGAAGAGCTTACAAGAAATAATAGTGGTTTAAATCTGCGACTAGCTGTTGACTATGCTGGTAGATGGGATATTTTGCAAGCTATACAAAAAATGGTCGAAGATGGAGTTGTGTGTAAGGAAAATGCTAGTTTATTAACAAATTCAAAGCTTGAAAGCTATTTGCTAGCTGGAGAAGTACCGGTTGATTTGCTTATTAGGACAAGTGGAGAAGTTAGGTTGAGTGACTTTATGCTTTGGCAAGTTGCTTATGCTGAAATGTATTTTACAGATGTGATGTGGCCTGATTTTGATAAAGAAGAAATGAAAAAAGCTACAGATTGTTTTTATGGTAGACAACGCCGTTTTGGTCGTAGTGGTGAACAAATTTAA
- the rpsB gene encoding 30S ribosomal protein S2: protein MSLMKEMLEAGVHFGHKKAFWNPQMNEFIFGINHGVHIINLEKSVPLFQDAVNFVGKTVANGGKVMFVGTKRQAQNIIEEQATRCGMPFVSHRWLGGMLTNYKTVKQSIKRLAQLEKMRDDGTFESLTKKEMLQNMRTIEKLEKVLGGIKEMGGIPDAIVVIDSNKEHIAIQEAQKLGIKVVSVVDTNSNPEGIDYIIPGNDDAVKAITFYMNKFADAIIDAQGLDRAVVAKGEEVQEQQAN, encoded by the coding sequence ATGTCTTTAATGAAAGAAATGTTAGAAGCTGGTGTTCACTTTGGTCACAAAAAAGCTTTCTGGAATCCTCAAATGAATGAATTCATCTTTGGTATTAACCATGGTGTTCATATTATCAATCTTGAGAAATCAGTTCCATTATTCCAAGATGCAGTAAACTTTGTTGGTAAAACTGTAGCTAATGGCGGTAAAGTTATGTTTGTTGGCACAAAGCGTCAAGCTCAAAACATTATCGAAGAGCAAGCTACTAGATGTGGTATGCCGTTTGTAAGCCACAGATGGTTAGGTGGAATGCTTACTAACTACAAAACAGTTAAGCAATCTATCAAAAGATTAGCGCAGTTAGAGAAAATGAGAGACGATGGTACTTTTGAATCTTTAACTAAAAAAGAAATGCTACAAAACATGAGAACTATCGAGAAGCTTGAAAAAGTTCTTGGTGGTATTAAAGAAATGGGTGGTATTCCTGATGCAATCGTTGTTATTGATAGTAATAAAGAGCACATCGCTATTCAAGAAGCTCAAAAATTAGGTATTAAAGTAGTGTCTGTTGTAGATACTAACTCAAACCCTGAAGGTATTGACTATATTATTCCTGGTAATGATGATGCTGTTAAAGCAATCACATTCTATATGAATAAGTTTGCTGACGCTATTATTGATGCTCAAGGTTTAGATAGAGCAGTAGTAGCTAAAGGTGAAGAAGTACAAGAACAACAAGCTAACTAA
- the pgsA gene encoding CDP-diacylglycerol--glycerol-3-phosphate 3-phosphatidyltransferase, whose amino-acid sequence MFLNLPNILTFGRLLLIPFILICFYYPFPHHHGVTATLFLLGAATDWLDGYLARKWEQTSKLGAFLDPVADKLIVATALCLFIEMYPYWWATIPAIAMICREILVSALREWMAELGQRSVVKVGIWGKVKTSAQMAALFIFLIKPAINFEKGVDYSSFNTWFIFLGFLMLYIAVILTVYSMCNYLYVAFKAVFGKNKSQEL is encoded by the coding sequence ATGTTTTTGAATTTACCTAATATTCTAACTTTTGGTAGGTTGTTGCTTATACCATTTATTCTGATTTGTTTTTATTACCCGTTTCCGCATCATCATGGTGTAACAGCGACTTTGTTTTTGCTTGGTGCAGCTACAGATTGGTTGGATGGTTATTTAGCTCGTAAGTGGGAGCAAACAAGCAAGCTTGGTGCATTTTTAGATCCAGTTGCTGACAAGCTTATAGTTGCAACTGCTTTATGTTTATTTATAGAAATGTACCCTTATTGGTGGGCTACTATACCTGCAATTGCAATGATTTGTCGTGAGATATTGGTCTCAGCTTTAAGAGAGTGGATGGCAGAGCTTGGTCAGCGTAGTGTTGTTAAGGTTGGGATTTGGGGCAAAGTAAAAACCAGTGCTCAAATGGCAGCGTTATTTATATTTCTTATTAAGCCAGCAATTAATTTTGAGAAGGGGGTTGATTACTCAAGCTTCAATACTTGGTTTATTTTTCTGGGCTTTTTGATGCTATATATAGCTGTTATTTTAACAGTATATTCTATGTGTAATTATCTGTACGTGGCATTTAAAGCTGTTTTTGGAAAAAACAAGTCACAAGAGCTATAA
- the atpB gene encoding F0F1 ATP synthase subunit A — protein sequence MANTEAGAQVATNYVQHHLHHWQVSLGEGAFWQLNVDSLLVSSILGALFVLVMFVAARKANSGVPGKFQNMIEAVWEWMDGLVAENYQFNRNFVTPLALTIFVWVVLMNLMDLLPVDLFGWIISFFTNSHEVYFRVVPTADPNVTFAMSFAVFFLVIFYNIRAKGFGLFKEILSAPFGIWLFPLNIFFRLIDEVVKPVSLSLRLFGNIFAGELIFILIALLPWWFQWSLGGIWAIFHILIVLIQAFVFMMLTVVYLNMAQEAH from the coding sequence ATGGCAAATACAGAAGCTGGGGCTCAAGTTGCAACTAATTATGTTCAACATCACTTGCATCATTGGCAAGTTTCTTTAGGTGAAGGTGCTTTTTGGCAGCTAAACGTTGATTCTCTTCTTGTAAGCTCTATTTTAGGTGCATTATTTGTGCTTGTTATGTTTGTGGCGGCAAGAAAAGCAAATTCAGGAGTTCCTGGAAAGTTTCAAAATATGATTGAAGCTGTTTGGGAATGGATGGATGGATTGGTTGCAGAAAACTATCAGTTTAATCGTAATTTCGTTACACCTCTTGCTCTTACAATATTTGTTTGGGTTGTGCTTATGAATCTCATGGATTTATTACCAGTAGATTTGTTTGGATGGATTATTAGCTTCTTTACAAATAGTCATGAAGTTTACTTTAGAGTTGTTCCAACAGCAGATCCAAATGTCACGTTTGCTATGTCATTTGCTGTATTTTTCTTGGTCATATTTTACAATATCAGAGCAAAAGGTTTTGGTTTATTTAAAGAGATCTTAAGTGCACCATTTGGTATATGGTTATTCCCACTAAATATTTTCTTTAGACTTATTGATGAAGTGGTTAAGCCAGTTTCACTTTCACTACGTTTATTCGGTAATATATTTGCTGGTGAATTAATATTTATTTTGATAGCATTGTTGCCATGGTGGTTTCAATGGTCGCTTGGTGGAATATGGGCAATATTCCATATACTAATAGTATTAATCCAAGCATTTGTATTTATGATGTTGACTGTGGTGTACTTGAATATGGCACAAGAAGCGCATTAA
- a CDS encoding ATP synthase subunit I produces the protein MLANIKLDYKRFVSLQLILIIIGFLIVSSMYGLVYAKSFLMGSLLMFLANFLFFFRLFISKQFSPGVEILIFYMSEFLKLCIVAIVTIMLAIYIKPKLFAYIFGLVLLQLVVCFVPILTKKVR, from the coding sequence ATGTTAGCAAATATTAAGTTAGATTATAAGAGGTTCGTATCTCTTCAGCTTATACTAATAATTATTGGGTTTTTGATAGTTTCATCTATGTATGGTCTAGTCTATGCAAAATCTTTTTTAATGGGCTCTCTGCTAATGTTTCTGGCAAATTTTTTATTCTTTTTTCGTCTTTTTATAAGTAAGCAGTTTTCCCCGGGAGTGGAAATACTGATATTTTATATGAGTGAGTTTTTAAAGCTCTGTATAGTCGCTATTGTTACAATTATGTTAGCTATTTATATAAAACCAAAATTATTTGCTTACATTTTTGGATTAGTTTTGCTACAATTAGTAGTGTGTTTTGTGCCTATCTTAACTAAAAAAGTTAGATAG
- a CDS encoding F0F1 ATP synthase subunit B gives MDMSLQVLGNLNGLTAIAVALLISLPALGTAIGFGVLGGKYLEGVARQPELGGMLLGRMFIVAAFVDAFAAISIAIGFLVLYANPLAIPGLAEAATKVVGA, from the coding sequence ATGGATATGTCTTTACAAGTTTTAGGAAACTTAAATGGTTTAACAGCGATAGCAGTAGCGTTATTGATATCTTTACCAGCATTAGGTACAGCGATTGGTTTTGGTGTGCTAGGTGGTAAATATCTTGAAGGTGTTGCAAGGCAGCCTGAGCTAGGTGGTATGCTACTTGGCCGTATGTTTATTGTTGCAGCATTCGTTGATGCGTTCGCAGCGATTTCAATTGCTATTGGTTTCTTAGTTCTTTATGCAAACCCACTAGCTATACCAGGTTTAGCTGAAGCAGCTACTAAAGTTGTTGGCGCGTAG
- the tsf gene encoding translation elongation factor Ts, producing the protein MSNISAKLVKELRERTGAGMMECKKALVATEGDIEKAAEEMRISGQAKADKKASRVAAEGVVEAYAADGRAVLIEINSETDFVARDDSFKAFATAAVKAAHAANAKTIEAVLEADMGGETVEQARKNLVAKIGENIQVRRMKAVEAETLGAYVHGGKIGVVAALEGGSEDLAKDIAMHVAAVNPMVVSGEDVPADVVAKEKEIFTAQAKESGKPAEIIEKMIGGRIRKFLDEVALLGQAFVKDPNVKVEQLVKQNNAKVVSFIRLDVGEGIEKKEEDFAAEVMNQIKG; encoded by the coding sequence ATGTCTAATATTTCTGCTAAATTAGTAAAAGAACTTAGAGAAAGAACTGGTGCTGGCATGATGGAGTGTAAAAAAGCTCTAGTTGCTACTGAAGGTGATATTGAAAAAGCTGCTGAAGAGATGAGAATTTCTGGACAAGCAAAAGCTGATAAGAAAGCGTCTCGTGTTGCTGCTGAAGGTGTAGTTGAAGCTTATGCTGCTGATGGCAGAGCTGTTTTGATTGAGATCAACTCAGAGACTGACTTTGTAGCTCGTGATGATAGCTTTAAAGCATTTGCTACTGCTGCTGTAAAAGCTGCACATGCTGCTAATGCTAAAACTATAGAAGCGGTTCTAGAAGCTGATATGGGTGGCGAAACTGTTGAGCAAGCTAGAAAAAATCTAGTTGCTAAAATAGGTGAAAACATTCAGGTTCGTAGAATGAAAGCTGTAGAAGCTGAAACTTTAGGAGCTTATGTTCATGGTGGTAAAATCGGTGTTGTTGCTGCATTAGAAGGCGGTAGTGAAGATCTTGCTAAAGATATCGCTATGCATGTTGCTGCAGTAAACCCTATGGTTGTATCTGGTGAAGATGTTCCTGCAGATGTAGTGGCTAAAGAAAAAGAAATTTTCACAGCTCAAGCAAAAGAAAGTGGTAAGCCTGCTGAAATCATCGAAAAAATGATTGGTGGTAGAATCCGTAAGTTCTTGGATGAAGTTGCACTTTTAGGTCAAGCTTTCGTTAAAGATCCAAATGTAAAGGTTGAACAACTTGTTAAGCAAAATAATGCTAAAGTTGTAAGCTTTATCCGTCTGGATGTTGGTGAAGGTATTGAGAAAAAAGAAGAAGACTTTGCTGCTGAGGTAATGAACCAAATTAAAGGTTAA
- the dut gene encoding dUTP diphosphatase has protein sequence MKIQMKILDEKIKGIPQYGTTGSAAIDLNACVEGDVVLKPGECKLVGTGVAIHVADPNYAALILPRSGLGHKKGLVLGNGTGLIDSDYQGELKVSCFNRSQQDIVIEPLMRFAQLVIVPVVQADFELVDDFTSDSSRGAGGFGHTGA, from the coding sequence ATGAAAATTCAAATGAAGATACTTGATGAAAAAATCAAGGGCATACCTCAATATGGTACAACGGGTTCAGCAGCTATTGATTTAAATGCTTGTGTTGAAGGTGATGTAGTCTTAAAGCCAGGTGAGTGTAAGCTTGTTGGAACAGGTGTGGCGATTCATGTGGCTGATCCAAACTATGCAGCTTTAATTCTTCCTCGTTCTGGATTGGGGCATAAAAAAGGTTTAGTGCTTGGGAATGGTACAGGGTTGATAGATTCTGATTATCAAGGAGAGCTAAAAGTTTCGTGTTTTAATAGATCTCAGCAAGATATAGTGATAGAGCCTCTAATGAGATTTGCTCAACTGGTTATTGTTCCAGTTGTTCAAGCTGATTTTGAGCTTGTTGATGATTTTACATCAGACTCAAGTCGTGGAGCTGGTGGATTTGGCCATACAGGAGCCTAA
- a CDS encoding F0F1 ATP synthase subunit delta, producing MASMTIIAKPYAKAAYEFASEQNAVDQWAKELTSFSQVVESKAIAQIIMSPMISQSEIVKATKKDLDSNFANFLALLAENNRLEVLPSIAIEFQALKNAQSNNKAALVTLAYKADKTMLKNLKASLEKRFNCSVELDVKIDESLIGGAIVRVGDTVIDDSVSGRLEKMKSILLS from the coding sequence ATGGCTAGTATGACTATAATTGCGAAACCTTATGCAAAAGCAGCATATGAATTCGCTAGTGAGCAGAATGCTGTAGATCAGTGGGCTAAAGAGTTAACTAGTTTTTCTCAAGTTGTTGAAAGTAAAGCAATTGCTCAAATTATTATGAGTCCAATGATATCTCAATCTGAGATTGTTAAGGCTACAAAAAAAGATCTTGATTCAAACTTTGCTAATTTTCTTGCATTATTGGCAGAAAACAATAGGCTTGAAGTTTTGCCTAGTATAGCAATAGAATTCCAGGCTCTAAAAAATGCTCAATCTAATAATAAAGCGGCGTTGGTAACTTTGGCTTATAAGGCTGATAAAACTATGCTGAAAAATCTTAAAGCTAGTTTAGAGAAGAGATTTAACTGTTCAGTAGAACTAGATGTCAAAATTGATGAGTCATTGATAGGTGGAGCAATAGTAAGAGTTGGTGATACGGTTATAGATGATTCTGTATCTGGTCGTTTAGAAAAAATGAAAAGTATTTTATTATCATAA
- a CDS encoding phosphatidate cytidylyltransferase, producing the protein MGQRILTGVVLAAIIFAFLLYATDYLFGVGVFLLAILAAIEWLKFANTSEDKITRNLVIFGVATFVVSGFFEYVVYVFPVFWLYAIFKLSQYERNKISTLDRSQILVMGLFAIAPFCASLYVLHSNGVAWIFMFILVVAAADSGAYFTGKAIGKRKMLPRLSPNKTIEGLLGGLICSVLVSVVFLFYMELTVTQYIAMMMISALVAVLSVIGDVFESMMKRIAGVKDSGNLLPGHGGVLDRLDGYMPALPIFVLLGYLCGVFVI; encoded by the coding sequence ATGGGACAAAGAATATTAACTGGGGTAGTTCTTGCGGCTATTATCTTTGCTTTTTTATTGTATGCTACAGATTATTTATTTGGGGTTGGTGTTTTTTTACTGGCTATATTGGCAGCAATAGAATGGTTAAAGTTTGCAAATACTTCTGAGGATAAAATAACAAGAAATCTGGTTATTTTTGGGGTTGCGACATTTGTTGTTTCAGGATTTTTTGAGTATGTTGTGTATGTGTTTCCAGTTTTTTGGTTATATGCAATCTTTAAGCTATCTCAATATGAAAGGAATAAAATAAGTACATTAGATCGTTCACAAATTCTTGTTATGGGTCTTTTTGCTATAGCACCCTTTTGTGCATCATTATATGTTTTGCATAGTAATGGAGTTGCTTGGATATTTATGTTTATCCTTGTTGTTGCAGCAGCAGATAGCGGTGCTTATTTTACAGGCAAGGCTATTGGCAAGAGAAAGATGTTGCCACGCTTAAGTCCAAATAAAACTATTGAAGGTTTGTTGGGCGGGTTGATTTGCTCTGTGCTTGTGTCAGTAGTTTTCTTGTTTTATATGGAGTTAACAGTTACGCAATATATAGCGATGATGATGATAAGTGCTTTAGTGGCAGTACTGTCTGTTATTGGTGATGTCTTTGAAAGTATGATGAAGAGAATTGCTGGTGTCAAAGATAGTGGTAATTTATTGCCTGGGCATGGCGGTGTACTTGATAGGCTTGATGGTTATATGCCGGCATTACCAATTTTTGTATTGCTTGGTTATTTATGTGGCGTGTTTGTGATATAG
- the pyrH gene encoding UMP kinase, whose product MSSDTQDLSKNAPKLKRILIKLSGESLSADQSFGISVDSAKPILKQIKTLVGSGIEVAIVIGGGNILRGGRADFGDKIRRATADSMGMIATMINALALRDMLISEGVDTEIFSAKGVDGLIKSASAHEFNQVMACGKVVVFAGGTGNPYVTTDTTASLRAIEIGADALLKATTVDGVYDRDPNKHSDAKRYESISFDEIVAKELSVMDLGAFTQCRDFNLPIYVFDMSQPDALLDAVTTSKYGTWVGLG is encoded by the coding sequence ATGTCTAGCGATACGCAAGATCTATCTAAAAATGCTCCCAAGCTTAAAAGAATTCTTATTAAGCTTAGTGGAGAATCACTTTCTGCAGATCAAAGCTTTGGAATAAGCGTTGATTCTGCAAAACCTATCCTTAAACAAATCAAAACTCTTGTGGGTTCAGGAATTGAGGTTGCTATAGTTATTGGTGGTGGAAATATTCTGCGAGGAGGTAGGGCTGATTTTGGTGACAAAATACGCCGAGCTACAGCTGACTCAATGGGTATGATTGCTACTATGATAAATGCTCTTGCTTTACGCGATATGTTGATAAGCGAGGGTGTTGATACCGAGATTTTTTCAGCAAAAGGAGTTGATGGTTTGATAAAATCAGCCTCAGCTCATGAGTTTAATCAAGTTATGGCTTGTGGTAAGGTTGTAGTTTTTGCTGGTGGCACAGGTAACCCCTACGTTACTACAGATACTACAGCAAGCTTGCGTGCTATAGAGATTGGTGCAGATGCATTGCTAAAAGCAACTACAGTTGATGGTGTGTATGATAGGGATCCTAATAAGCACTCTGATGCTAAGCGCTACGAGTCAATAAGTTTTGATGAGATTGTTGCAAAAGAGTTAAGCGTGATGGATTTGGGAGCATTTACACAATGTAGAGATTTTAATCTACCAATATATGTGTTTGATATGTCTCAACCTGATGCTTTACTTGATGCGGTAACTACCTCTAAGTATGGTACCTGGGTTGGTTTAGGTTAA
- the frr gene encoding ribosome recycling factor, with amino-acid sequence MINEILQDAEVRMNKSLDVLADDLAKIRTGRAHPDILAHVTIDYYGTPTSITQVANVNVLDARTLGITPWEKGLSGQIEKAIITSDLGLNPTNLGDSLRVPMPALNEERRKELVKLVKSETESGRISIRNIRRDANGDIKDLLKEKEINEDEAKRAEAGIQKITDKMIAQADSLAAKKEQDLMAV; translated from the coding sequence ATGATTAACGAAATTCTTCAAGATGCTGAAGTTCGTATGAATAAGTCTTTGGATGTTTTGGCTGATGATTTGGCTAAAATTAGAACAGGTCGAGCACATCCGGATATTTTAGCTCATGTGACTATAGATTATTATGGCACTCCAACTTCGATTACTCAGGTTGCTAATGTTAATGTTTTAGATGCTAGAACTTTAGGTATTACCCCGTGGGAAAAAGGGTTGTCTGGTCAAATAGAGAAGGCTATTATTACTTCTGATTTGGGTTTAAACCCTACAAACTTAGGAGATAGTTTGCGAGTACCTATGCCTGCGTTAAATGAAGAGCGTAGAAAAGAGCTTGTGAAACTTGTTAAGTCTGAGACTGAAAGTGGTAGAATTTCTATTCGTAATATTCGTCGTGATGCTAACGGGGATATCAAAGATCTTCTTAAAGAAAAAGAAATCAATGAAGATGAAGCAAAAAGAGCAGAAGCTGGTATTCAAAAAATTACAGATAAAATGATTGCTCAAGCAGATTCTCTGGCTGCTAAAAAAGAGCAGGATTTAATGGCTGTTTAG
- the atpA gene encoding F0F1 ATP synthase subunit alpha, protein MQLSPSEISGLIKQRIEKFDDTIELKSEGTIVSVSDGIVTIYGLNDVTAGEMIKLPGDIYGLALNLNTDSVGAVVLGEYDNISEGDKAYCTGRILEVPVGNELLGRVVDALGNPIDGKGEVATDLTSPIEKIAPGVIWRKSVDQALQTGIKSIDSMVPIGRGQRELIIGDRQIGKTAIAVDTIINQKDSGVKCVYVAIGQKASTIANIVRQLEEHDALKHTIIVAATASDSAALQYIAPYAGCSMGEYFRDRGEDALIIYDDLTKQAWAYRQISLLLRRPPGREAYPGDVFYLHSRLLERAARVNEEWVEKHTNGEVKGKTGSLTALPIIETQAGDISAFVPTNVISITDGQIFLETDLFNSGLRPAINPGNSVSRVGGAAQTKIIKKLGGGIRLALAQFRELEAFSQFASDLDEATRAQLNRGERVTELLKQKQFSTLSVALMGLSLYAADNGYLDSLAVSEIIPFESALHALAEDKYAELVSQINATGKYDAEIADKLKAIVEDCKANQAW, encoded by the coding sequence ATGCAACTAAGTCCTTCAGAGATTAGTGGTCTAATCAAACAAAGAATCGAAAAGTTCGATGATACTATCGAACTAAAATCAGAGGGTACAATAGTAAGTGTATCTGATGGTATTGTTACAATTTATGGTTTAAATGATGTTACAGCTGGCGAGATGATAAAGCTTCCAGGTGATATCTATGGTCTAGCATTAAACTTAAATACTGACTCTGTTGGAGCTGTTGTTTTAGGTGAGTATGACAACATCAGTGAAGGCGATAAAGCTTACTGCACAGGTAGAATCCTTGAAGTGCCAGTAGGTAACGAGCTTTTAGGAAGAGTTGTTGACGCTCTTGGTAACCCAATTGATGGTAAAGGTGAAGTTGCAACAGATCTTACATCTCCTATTGAAAAAATTGCACCTGGTGTGATTTGGAGAAAATCAGTTGATCAAGCTTTACAAACAGGTATTAAGTCAATCGATTCAATGGTTCCAATTGGTCGTGGACAGCGTGAACTTATTATTGGTGATAGACAGATTGGTAAAACAGCAATCGCTGTAGACACAATCATTAACCAAAAAGATTCTGGTGTGAAATGTGTTTATGTTGCTATAGGTCAAAAAGCTTCAACAATTGCAAACATTGTAAGACAGTTAGAAGAGCATGATGCTCTTAAGCATACAATTATTGTGGCGGCAACAGCTTCAGATTCAGCAGCACTACAATATATAGCTCCTTATGCGGGTTGTTCTATGGGTGAATACTTCCGTGATCGTGGTGAAGATGCTCTTATAATATATGATGATTTGACTAAACAGGCTTGGGCTTATAGACAAATTTCATTGCTACTAAGAAGACCACCTGGTCGTGAAGCATACCCTGGTGATGTATTTTATCTTCACTCAAGACTTCTTGAAAGAGCAGCTAGAGTAAATGAAGAGTGGGTTGAAAAACATACTAATGGTGAAGTGAAAGGTAAAACTGGTTCACTTACTGCATTACCTATAATTGAAACACAAGCTGGTGATATTTCAGCATTTGTACCTACAAATGTAATTTCAATTACAGATGGACAGATTTTCTTAGAAACTGACCTGTTTAACTCAGGTTTAAGACCAGCTATTAACCCAGGAAACTCTGTTTCTCGTGTTGGTGGTGCAGCTCAAACTAAGATTATTAAAAAGCTTGGTGGTGGTATTCGTTTAGCACTTGCACAATTTAGAGAGCTAGAAGCATTCTCACAGTTTGCATCTGACTTAGATGAAGCTACAAGAGCACAGCTAAACAGAGGTGAAAGAGTAACAGAGCTTCTTAAACAGAAGCAATTTTCAACTCTTTCAGTAGCGCTAATGGGCTTATCATTATATGCTGCTGATAATGGTTATTTAGATAGTTTAGCAGTATCTGAGATTATACCTTTTGAATCTGCATTACATGCTTTAGCAGAAGATAAATATGCTGAATTAGTATCGCAAATCAATGCTACGGGTAAATACGATGCAGAAATTGCTGATAAATTAAAAGCAATTGTAGAAGACTGCAAAGCAAATCAAGCTTGGTAG